Proteins from a genomic interval of Symmachiella macrocystis:
- the ggt gene encoding gamma-glutamyltransferase, which produces MRDFQPYLDTEQAVADSGYVRPAPNGRQSRSAVIAQNGIVATSQPLAAQAGLDILKAGGNAADAAIAANAVIGLTEPMSCGIGGDLFVIYWDAKSQKLYGLNASGRSPYKLNRQVVAEQGLKQIPTQGPLAWSVPGCVDGWAELNERFGTMPLKEILQPAIEYAEAGFPVSEIIGLGWKGSLRSLSAWPDSAKTYLPGGSAPAIGEIFKNPNLAASYRKIAEQGRDAFYHGDIAKTIVDFSEKNGGYFSLRDFEDHTSEWVEPVSTNYRGYDIWELPPNGQGIAALQILNLLEPYDIKSLGHNSPEFAHLFVEAKKLAFADRAKFYADPTFNKLPTAELISKPYADRRRQLIDPARAAANVPAGDPILQNGDTIYLTVVDKDRNCCSLIQSNYYSFGSQVVPGDVGFVLQNRGALFSLQEDHLNRLEPHKRPFHTIIPAMATKDGKPWLCFGVMGGDMQPQGHAQVLINMIDFGMDVQEAGDAARIRHLGSRTPTDIPMDAAGGTVNVEPTIPQSTIDALQAKGHRVERSVGGFGGYQAIMIDHKQGTIHGGTEPRKDGAAVGY; this is translated from the coding sequence TTGAGGGACTTTCAACCTTATCTCGATACGGAACAAGCCGTTGCTGACAGCGGCTACGTGCGGCCGGCGCCCAACGGACGCCAAAGCCGATCAGCAGTCATCGCCCAAAACGGCATCGTCGCCACCAGCCAACCATTGGCCGCGCAAGCGGGGTTGGATATCCTGAAAGCGGGGGGCAATGCCGCCGACGCTGCCATCGCTGCCAACGCCGTGATTGGGCTGACCGAACCGATGAGCTGTGGCATCGGCGGTGATCTGTTCGTGATCTATTGGGATGCGAAATCGCAAAAGCTATACGGCCTCAACGCCAGCGGACGCAGCCCCTACAAATTGAATCGCCAAGTTGTCGCCGAGCAAGGTTTGAAGCAGATTCCCACGCAAGGCCCGCTCGCCTGGTCGGTGCCGGGATGTGTCGATGGTTGGGCGGAACTCAATGAGCGGTTTGGAACCATGCCGCTCAAAGAGATTTTGCAACCTGCCATCGAATATGCCGAAGCGGGGTTTCCCGTCAGCGAAATCATCGGCCTCGGTTGGAAAGGCTCGCTGCGATCGCTCAGTGCTTGGCCCGACTCGGCGAAGACCTACCTCCCCGGCGGGAGCGCGCCGGCTATCGGGGAAATTTTCAAAAATCCCAATCTAGCTGCCAGCTACCGTAAAATCGCCGAACAAGGCCGCGACGCTTTTTATCATGGAGACATCGCTAAAACGATTGTCGACTTCAGCGAAAAAAACGGGGGCTATTTTTCCCTCCGCGATTTTGAAGATCATACCTCGGAATGGGTCGAACCGGTTTCAACAAATTACCGCGGCTACGATATCTGGGAACTCCCCCCCAATGGCCAGGGGATTGCGGCGCTGCAGATTTTGAATCTGTTGGAGCCATACGACATCAAATCGCTGGGGCATAACAGCCCGGAATTCGCACACCTATTCGTCGAAGCGAAAAAGCTGGCCTTTGCCGATCGCGCGAAATTCTATGCCGATCCAACCTTCAACAAACTGCCAACCGCTGAGTTGATCTCCAAACCCTATGCGGACCGCCGCCGCCAATTGATTGACCCTGCTCGGGCAGCGGCCAATGTGCCGGCGGGCGATCCGATCCTGCAAAATGGTGACACGATCTATCTGACCGTCGTCGACAAAGACCGCAATTGCTGTTCGTTGATTCAAAGCAACTACTACAGTTTCGGCTCGCAGGTCGTGCCGGGAGACGTGGGGTTTGTCCTGCAAAACCGTGGGGCATTGTTTTCGCTGCAAGAAGACCACCTGAATCGCTTAGAACCACATAAACGTCCCTTCCACACGATCATTCCCGCCATGGCGACGAAGGATGGAAAACCGTGGCTGTGCTTCGGTGTGATGGGGGGCGACATGCAGCCGCAAGGACATGCGCAGGTGTTGATCAACATGATCGATTTCGGCATGGACGTTCAAGAAGCCGGGGATGCGGCGCGTATCCGGCATTTGGGCTCGCGCACACCCACCGACATTCCCATGGACGCCGCAGGCGGAACTGTGAATGTCGAACCGACCATCCCGCAATCGACGATCGATGCCCTGCAAGCCAAGGGGCATCGTGTCGAACGCTCCGTCGGTGGCTTTGGCGGTTACCAAGCGATTATGATTGACCACAAGCAAGGCACCATTCATGGCGGGACCGAACCGCGTAAAGACGGCGCCGCCGTCGGCTATTAG
- a CDS encoding DUF11 domain-containing protein, translated as MATIVGMTSAAWAADQNAGVDDTASRYEKFLAKKTSAKKRTSQAVRRYSRDRATAVKNYRKLFEAEDEKAVQATAKVKTDDVKDVRHADHRSDNQLGRDEKVRQASGKIEVAPKPPVYNAGHFFDEGARAKINQTRAVDSASTKPAIDFVEPSAADKRVSTTAHSIVHSTGTPAVNLTWKMYDEINVGQECECSLIVENTSDAAAQEVIVDATFPNSVRLLDAEPKPANSVERLTWEFAELAAGSKTEIRIRLIPSIPGELATAANVRFTGTSIANFQVDEPLLKIEMKGPESAVIGDPTPHMVTVSNPGTGVAHNVVLQATIPEGLKHSKGTDLSIGVGSLGPGESRSIRLAMAAVNGGEHIVLVQATGKGGLKQRAASRIDIVAPSLDVNIDGPSLRYINRRGKYSVTVTNDGGAASNNVRVYHEIPAGFEFVKASNGGKADSTGKGVTWYVGHLDAGQSVDLDIELLARTIGDFKHHVRVTSDEGSHKEIEMAANVEGSAALVMVVDDRDDPVEVGAETSIEVRVENRGSKAAANMGISIELPNGIELINAEGPSAHIAENGLLVFRSIPELGPSETVTYQLRIIGSDAGNLRFRARLTSDSIQQPLIVEELTKFYGE; from the coding sequence ATGGCAACCATCGTGGGAATGACCAGTGCGGCCTGGGCCGCAGACCAAAACGCGGGAGTGGATGACACCGCCTCACGCTACGAAAAATTCTTGGCAAAAAAAACGAGTGCCAAAAAAAGAACGAGCCAAGCCGTACGCCGCTATAGCCGCGATCGTGCAACCGCCGTCAAAAACTATCGAAAACTCTTCGAAGCTGAAGACGAGAAAGCGGTGCAAGCCACCGCGAAGGTGAAAACTGACGACGTCAAAGACGTACGTCACGCCGATCACCGTAGTGACAATCAATTGGGTCGGGACGAGAAAGTTCGTCAGGCCTCCGGTAAAATTGAGGTCGCTCCGAAACCTCCGGTTTACAACGCCGGCCACTTTTTCGATGAAGGGGCTCGTGCAAAAATCAACCAGACCCGTGCGGTCGACTCGGCCAGTACCAAGCCGGCCATTGATTTTGTTGAGCCGTCCGCTGCGGACAAGCGTGTCTCGACCACCGCACACTCCATCGTCCACTCGACCGGAACGCCAGCGGTCAATTTGACATGGAAAATGTATGATGAAATCAATGTCGGTCAAGAATGCGAATGCAGTCTGATCGTTGAGAACACCAGCGACGCTGCCGCACAGGAAGTCATTGTTGATGCGACATTCCCCAACTCCGTCCGCTTGCTGGACGCCGAGCCCAAACCGGCCAACAGCGTCGAGCGGTTGACCTGGGAATTCGCTGAATTGGCTGCCGGTTCCAAAACCGAAATTCGCATTCGCTTGATCCCAAGCATTCCGGGAGAATTGGCGACGGCTGCGAATGTTCGCTTCACGGGAACATCGATTGCCAATTTCCAAGTGGACGAACCGTTGCTGAAAATCGAAATGAAGGGACCGGAATCTGCTGTCATCGGCGATCCGACACCCCACATGGTGACTGTTTCCAACCCGGGAACTGGTGTGGCTCACAACGTCGTTCTGCAAGCCACGATTCCCGAGGGACTGAAACATTCCAAAGGGACCGACCTGTCCATCGGCGTCGGTTCATTGGGCCCGGGTGAAAGCCGCTCGATCCGCCTCGCCATGGCGGCTGTCAACGGTGGCGAACACATCGTACTCGTACAGGCCACCGGCAAAGGCGGCTTGAAACAACGGGCCGCGTCCCGTATCGACATTGTCGCGCCCAGTCTGGACGTGAACATCGACGGACCTTCACTGCGGTACATCAATCGCCGTGGCAAATACAGTGTGACCGTCACCAACGACGGTGGTGCTGCTAGCAACAACGTTCGTGTCTACCACGAAATCCCGGCCGGATTCGAGTTTGTCAAAGCCAGCAATGGCGGCAAAGCGGATTCAACGGGCAAAGGTGTGACCTGGTATGTCGGGCACTTGGACGCCGGACAATCGGTCGATCTGGACATCGAATTGCTGGCCCGAACCATTGGTGACTTCAAACACCACGTTCGTGTGACATCGGATGAGGGCAGCCACAAGGAAATCGAAATGGCTGCCAACGTCGAAGGCAGTGCTGCCTTGGTCATGGTCGTCGACGACCGGGACGATCCGGTCGAAGTCGGTGCAGAAACATCGATCGAAGTGCGTGTGGAAAACCGTGGCTCCAAAGCCGCCGCCAACATGGGCATCTCCATCGAACTGCCCAACGGTATCGAGTTGATCAACGCCGAAGGCCCCTCGGCTCACATTGCTGAGAATGGCCTGTTGGTCTTCCGCTCGATTCCGGAATTGGGACCGTCGGAAACGGTGACCTATCAGCTCCGCATCATCGGTAGCGATGCGGGCAACTTGCGGTTCCGTGCCCGGTTGACCAGTGACTCGATCCAACAGCCACTGATCGTTGAAGAACTGACGAAGTTCTACGGCGAATAA